The segment tggtgAAAGACCAGAGAATAccagaattttttcccaattattGTTTCATATGAAAAGCTGCacttctttttccttaaaaattaaagctttcTTTAAAGCCGAAGAcacagcatccctgcccatggcaggaggttggaacCAGAGGATCTTTAAGTTCCCATTCAACCCCAGCCATCATAGGATTCTATGGCAGTAAAAAATGACCATCCTTCAGAATTTTTCATAATAAATTCCCATTCAACCCAAATCACCATAAGATTCTGTGGCAGTAAAAACTGACCATCCCTCAGAATTTCTCACATTAAGTTCTAGGCAATTAATTTGGAAACTCATTCTTTATAGTTTTGCTATAGGACAAATTTAGATTCCTcgtaaaaggaggaaaaataaaaaaataaagaaagagaaagctgGGACCAAGTTGTAGCTAAATATCAGCAGGTGACACAAGATTCATTCCAAGTCATAGAGGTCACTGTCAGTCCACTGCAGCCTTCCCCCAGGATAGTGTGAAGCTTTATTCAAAGGAGATTTTTGGAAAACCCAGGAGATTTAAATGCATAAGGTCCAATCCCACGGCAAGCACATGAGCCTATGTTCTCACTCTTGAAATTAAGCTCCTTTAACTCTCATCTGTGTGGCTGGGAGAGCCCTGGGCCCCTGCAGTTCTTCCCTTGTCTGAACCTCCCCTGACGGCTCCAGCAAAGCCAGGAAGGTTTTGGTGGGCACTGAAGGCACCCAGCCCATGCAGATGGTGCTTAGCACTTAACAGGATCAGCCCCTCAGCCCCTTGTGTGGTGCCATCACCTCAGATGCCTCACCATCCCTGAAACTACGCGACGCCCACCACATGTGATCGGCCCCATAAGCTGCTTTCACCTCACCTCAGATGTTTGCTCTGCTGATAATCCCAGTGGGGTGTCCATATAAAGGAGCCCTTGTTCCTTGTTCAGGGCAAAAGGGAGGAATGCTCTTCCATAAGAAAATTAGGGAGTTGACAGAGATGTAAAGCTAAAAGTTTTGCAAGATTGCTTTGGCTTGGCCAAACGTTGTGAGGTTTCAGGGTTGTTTTTGGAGATCCTGGTGTTTAAAGTTAGTTATTCAACAGGTGGTCTGGCAGAAGCTGTGTATGGAAAGGCTGCTCCAGTCAGCTATCAgcattttagctttttttgtttcttctccagCCCTTGCTTACTACTGTTTTAGCAAATGTGACACCAGAATCAAGTCTCTTCCTGGGATGAAAACCTGTGAGTACATCAGCCAAGATGGAGCTTCAGTTTTGGCCTGATTTGGTGTCTGTCTTGAAAAAGATGAACAGTTGGATGGTCCTGGTGGTTCTGGTCATACTGTTTTTAATTATTGACCTAGTGAGAAAGAGACGACCCAGGAATTTCCCTCCAGGGCCGCAGCTCTTTCCTCTCGTGGGAACCGTTGTGGACTTTAAGCAGCCTCTCCATCTTGCACTGCAGAAGGTAAGAGCTCCATGGACATTTTCCCTATTAACAATATCTTTCCCTTCCATGATTCTTTCCACCACACTGAGAAGCAGCAAGAGCAGACTCTGCAGATCTGGGTATAAAATTACCACATGTTATAGATGATCCTTCTTGCTTTTATCTCTCACTATCACCTCCTTTTCCAGGGGAGTAGGATGGTCCAATGGAAAAGAAATCCATCTTGGAGCAAGACCTATATGttcctcctttctcttcccaTCTGACTGTGACCATTTCCTTCTGGACCCCAGAAAGGACTCAGAagggctgggccaggctgggggacaggagaaAAGTGCTGTGTGACAGCTGAACTGTTTGGAGATCACCTCTGAAAATTGTCCTGTCATTGTCTTTGCTCAGAGGCCAACAACTCACCTCATCACAtctgaaagaaacattttaaatccTGAGTTATGTCCTGTGGCTTCTTCTATGTTGCAGAAAGAGGCAGTGATCTCTCTGGAAAGGTTTCCACATCTTTGGCTCCCACCAGagacaaaaagagagagatttTATATATATGCTAAGTATTCCTCTCTGAAAAGGTGGAAGAAGTTCTGGcatgctgactgcaaaaatcctttCTGGTGACTGCTTGTCTCTTGCTTTTGTGTCAGAGTGACACCAGCCTGTCTACCCTGGGTGTTCTCAGGCCTCCAGCATGGTTGGTCCCTGAGGGAATCCTCAGGGAAGGCTGAGGCAGCGAATTTAGAATAATTTGCCAATACACACAGTTGTTATGAAAATTAACCCCGTTTATTTACAAGCACACAATGACTGAGACACCCAATTGGTCCCAGGCTGGTTTCACGAGTCACCACAGCAGTGTGGGGTGACCCTGTAAGTCCTTCCATGTAGATTCATTCTAAGAAGAGGATGAGCTCCTTGACAGAGAGAAGATATGATCCCCCCTTTTACCCTTATACCTCTCAGAGGAGACACTAATGCCAGCAAAGTCCATGCAAGGAAAATGGCTGCCATTTGGCCATAAATGCAGTCAGGCTTAAAATTGGAAGTACGTGTCTAGCAATAAGCAGTTAGAGCTCCTGTCTAAatgggagagctggagaagaaacCACACCACTCTAGACAAAAAGTTGATGAAAGGGACAATTTGTCATGCTTTGCCCTCAGCAGGAGGAGCCTGAGTGTGGTGACCCAGGTGGTGGGACAGAAAGGAACAGAGCAGATGCCCATCAGTTACAAAGCAAATTACATCCTTGTTACAAGCCAAACTGATGTAAACACCTGGTCCAGCCCAGGTCACAGTAGATAACAAATAGAAGCAATCCATCTCTCCCAAACTACAGCCCTCCAGCCCTTCTTATGCCTTCTCCAGCCTTCATGGAGTAGCTGAGATTGGATGGGACCTGCACACTTGGGTTTGGGTTTCTCTCAAGTCCCTTTTCTACAAGCAGGGTTAAATTCAAAGTCAGATTTCCCCGTTCAAGGTCTTGGCCTGGTGAGTTTTGAAAATCCCCATCTTCTTGTTCTCAGAGGACAATGGGCTCTCTTTCAGCTTACGGGTCAGTACGGGAACATCTTCAGCGTGCAGTTTGGAAGTCTGACATTCGTGGTGGTCAGCGGGTACCAGATGGTGAGAGAAGCTCTTGTCCACCAGGCTGAAACATTTGCTGATCGGCCAAATATTCCACTCCTCCAAGAAATATTTAGAGGCTTTGGTAAGCTACCAGGATTTTGGGACAAAACTTTCATCTCTTTGCAATGGTAACTGTTAGAGGGAAAGAAACGGGTTGAATTCAACCCTTGGGAGTTGCACCTGTGAAAGCCTGCACAGGGCAAGGCTAGAATACTCCTAATCTCAGAGGGGTATGTTTTAATCTCTGGGCAATTTAGGGATGAGCATGGGCTCAAAACCAGAGTTTAATGAAAGAGGAGATATAAATGCAAGATCTCTCAAGATCCATACACTTGCAGCGTTTCCCCttgcttttcatttctccttTACTTTTCCTGCCTGGGTTGCACACAGCTCCAGAGACggggtgctcctgcctgcagctctgccaacAGCGTGAGAGTACTCAGAGTATTTTGGCTTACACCTTTTTTCCCCACGCAAAGTGACAAAGTTGCAGATTAAAGCAAATCCATAAAGTTAGATCTTTAGCATAAGCCAATGACTCTTGAATTTTAATTCCCAGGCAAAGCCATAGCTTTTTCCACATTCACGAGCTTTATTTGccttgctttggggtttttgtccATGATGAATGTCTGTTTCAGAATCCTAACACTCACAAATGACCCAGAGAGAGGATTGTTCACCTGTTTTTTCCACCTACAGGGCTCATATCATCCAACGGGCACATATGGAGGCAGCAGAGAAAGTTTGCTTCAGCAACACTGAAAAGCCTTGCTGTAAACTTTGAGGAGAAAGTGCAAGAGGAGAGTCGGTACCTCGTGGAGACAATTGAGGAGGAGAAAGGTGGGGGTTAATGCACAGCACTGTGCTCAGAGCTTCCAGCTAAATGAATGATGAGAAGTAAAACTCTtaccccagcacagccacaaacGTACAAAACATTTCTTCAATAGCACAAATCTCTATCTTACACTTCCAGACTGTGCCTTTTAGCACTTCTTGTAGACCTCAGGCCTCCTATTTTAGCTGTTCCTTATAAATATTAAGCAAATATATACCAGGTGGTTATTAAAACATGAGTGTTTACATGGCTAAGGAAGTGTCTCATGCATTCTGCAAAGGAATAAACGCAGCTCTCCTGCTATCAGGCACTTCCACTCAGAGGCTTAGTTAACCTCTGCTTGTCCTTGGCTttgcaaagtattttaaaacttgtttaGTCAGGCTTTCCTTTTGTATCCCACACAGATGAAGCGTGTGCCTTGCTCTTTTATGGTCCAGCTTTTAAAAACTGCCAGAGGGATATTTGTAAGAATAATTTGTATGTTGGTACATGGGTGATGTTGCACTTCAGCTTTAAATAGAAGCAGATGGGGTTGAGCTAATTCTATGGAGCTATATATAGTAAGCAAGAAAGACCTAAAAAGGAATTGTGAAATTATATACTAAACTTGCTCCATTTTAATTGCTGTTGCACTGAACAGGCCAAATACTCCATGTTGCCAATTGATTATAGTCTTCTATAGTCCTAATCAATAAACTAATTAGGCTGCTGGTTTGGGCCTTTCTTCCCATTAGTAATGACAAATAGTGGTCACGTCCATCACTCTAATATCTGAGCACCAGCCCAGTTTAATTACTTTCTTGAAGAGTGGAGAGATCAGCAGTGCTGCGAGGAGTGCCTTGCATTTCAAAGCGATATTCAACAGCATCTCGGGCTGGACTGGGCTTGTCACTGAGATCAGTCTCCTGTCACAGCAAGTGGCTCTCCAAGCTGCTGAAATGTGCCCAAGGAGATGCAGGTCTCTGCTCAGTAGCTCTCTCAGGGAACACAGATGTGACAAGCATCACATCACACTTCACTTTATGAATGAGCTCTATGGGCCACATGAGCTATTGCTGTGGCTTACAGGTGGGCACAGAGATCTGCAaccctcccctctctctcctccagctcccttgATTTCTTCATGCTGGACAACTAAAGCCCAGGGCAATGGTATTTTTTACAGTGTGGTTGTCCtgggctcccagccctgggcaaaGCTTTGAGGGACCCTCTCCTGGTGTTTCAAATTGGCACCAAACACCGGCTGGAGCGGGCAAAGTTGACAGGCATAGCATGGCATGCTgctggttgttttccctggaaaatgcTTCAGACCCTGCTTGGGCAGCTCAGTGCTAATGCCActgcctgccagcagcctgggctgAACACAGGGTGGGATGTCCTGGCCCACAGGACTCAGGTTCCAGTGGGATGCTGGAGGCGATGGGGGTGGTGGATACCCCAGAACATGGGGTGAAGCCTGAGCACCACCGTGGGTGAGAAGCAGGTCTCAGCCCGATTCACAGCTGTGGACCTGGTAGAGAACATGGTTTTGACTGACACTGAACAGGAAAAACGAATGGAAGTTGTCTTTgggatcatagaatcatggcCAGATTTATGTGGGAAAGATCCTTAAGTTCATTGAGTCCCAACATTAACCCAGCATTGCTTTGTTCACCAGTAGACCATGGCTCCAAATGCCACATCCACGCACCTTTCAAACactccaggaatggtgactccaccactgccctgggcagccccttccaaagCCTGCCATCCTTTCAAATGAAGATATTTTCCCTCATATGCAGTCAAAATCTCCTCGGGCACCACTTGTGGCTGTTTCTTATTATCCCTTGTTCCTTGGGAGACAAGACCAAACCCCACCTGGccacaacctcccttcaggcagttttctttccctttctttcttccaggACAACCCTTTGACCCTCATTACAAAATTAATAGTGCTGTTTCGAACATCATCTGTTCCATAACTTTTGGGAACCGCTTTGACTACCATGACAACCGTTTCCAGGAACTGCTGCACTCCCTGGCTGAAACGCTGCTGCTCATCGGAAGTTTCTGGGGCCAGGTAAAGCCACTCGGACCTTTATCCAGCTTCAGCTGAATGCAACAGCTCAGAAAATGGGGTTTCTAAGGCACTGGTGTAATCTGCATTTTCCTGTACAAAAAGAGCCatgtttaaaggaaaatgtCCAGGAGAATTGCTTTATATTAGATTGGATTTATACATAAAGTCTATCAAGAAAGCAAGGAACTAAGTTAAAATTATTGGGATGAAATGGAGAATAAAAAAACACTACAGGATTTTGAAACCAATCTTATGCCTGATACAACCaaagaacaacagaaaaacctTAAAGGAATCTGTTTCTACAAAAAGAACTAGTAACACTGTGACAATTCCTATCTTTTCCCACACCGATATCCCAACCAGTTTCTTAAATAACTTCTATTTATGGAAAAGAAATCGAGATTCCAGGTTTAGAAACAAAGCAGGCGGATCTGGTGATGTATTTTCTGCATGGCCACGCACCATGGTCTGATCTCTGTGCCCTCCATGGGGACACACTAAGGGGCTCATCTGCATGCACCTCACCTGTGGCCACCTCACATTAGGGGGCAGCTTTGGCCACTCAGCATTTGAGAACTTTATCAGCAGAAAATATCTGTCCAATTCTTATCTTATTTGCACATGTTCACACCTGTGTAAGTAAATTTGGACTGTTTTGGCAaggatgatttttttcatgATAGCAAGCAGAGTTAATAAATTAATTGAGAGTCTAAACCTCTCAACTATGATACCTGCTCTTTTCTAACTCAAAAAAATGCTCTTTTGCTCTGTTTGATTTCTTACCAGCTCTATAATGCTTTTCCTTTGATCATGAGATGGTTACCAGGACCCTTCAGGAAAATCTTCAGGCACTGGGAGAAACTTCAATATTTTGTGAAAGAAGTAATTGCAAAGCACAAGGAGGATTTAGACCAGTCCGAGGCAGGAGATTATATTGACTGTTACCTGAAGGAAATAGAAAAGGTaagaagtaaataaataaagattaaCCCATAGAATGAGCAGAGAAGCTTCAGGGCTGCTTTGTCAGGGGAGCTCTTGCCTCACACGTTGCCTTTCCCTCCCTATCTCTGCCACATCAAAATTTAGCAGCAACAGAAGCCTGATCacagagaaaacacagagattttattttttttttttaatttgaaagaatTTATACTTtgtcttcttccctttttcGTCCTGTCACGCGGCATAGGAGGACTCTCAGGGAACATGTTCATGTTTCTGTGAGCACTCACATGCCTGTGTTTGCTACTGTGAAACTTGACATTTAAAAATGCTACCTGCTTTCAAGAGCCACTCTACAGCAACCAGGGTGTCTTTCAAAACAGTCCACAGGGCTTGAAATCCATTAGTGAAACTTAAGGCCAAGTAAATTTTCATGTCCAGGTGTAGATAATAAAGGAGCAGTAGGACTTCAGTTACACACAGGTGGTTTTGGACTGGGTTTTAAAAGCATCCCCTCCAGAATGAGAGTTTTCATTGCCATGTTTTTCCTCCAAGTTTAAGGGTGACACCAGCTCCTATTTCCATGAGGAAAACCTGCTGTGCTGCACCTTGGACCTGTTCTTAACTGGGACTGAGACGACGGCGACCGCCATCCGCTGGGCTCTGCTCTACATGGCCGCGTACCCCCACATTCAGGGTAGGGCCACTGCGGGGTCCTTTGCTTAGCCCAAAATTAGGTAAGGGAACCTCAGGGAACAGAGttatcccagctctgccacgtCTGCACAGGATATGCCTGTGCCCCAGCTATCCTCTTGGAAAAATTTTGAAGACAAGTCTTAGGAGAAGCCATTGAGGGCACTGGGAGTGTTTAGCCCAGAAAAAAGGAGGCTTGGGGGTGACCTTCTTGTGCTCTACAAgtccctgaaaggagggtgcAACCAAatggggttggtctcttctcccaaggtATAAGTGATAGGAtaaggggaaatggcctcaggttgtgccaggagaggtttacCTTGGATATTAGGGGAAATTCCTTCACTGAAAAGGTTGTCCATCCCTAGAACAGTCTGCCCAGGGGAGCGGTGCAATCaccttggaagtgttcaaaaggagtgtggatgtggcacttggggacatagGTTGGTGGTGGCTGGGCAGTGGTGatttaatggttggacttgatcatTTAAGAGAGCTTCTCCAACCCTAAAAATTCTACGAAGAGGgctattttgaattttctttttctccccgTAGAGAAAGTGCAGCAGGAGATCGACGCCGTGGTTGGGCAGTGCCGGCAGCCCTCGATGGCTGACAAGGAGAAGATGCCCTACACCAGCGCCGTGCTGAGCGAGGTCCTGCGTGTGGGCAACGTGGTGCCACTGGGTGTGCCCCGCATGGCCACCAGCGACACCACCCTGGCCGGCTTTCACCTGCCCAAAGTGCGTGAGACCACTTCATTCCACCAGCCTTCATCCCACCAGAGCAAGGTCTTCATGGCCCAAGCCCTGAATCTCACCTGGAGGGGAACTAGCCAGCAGGATCTTATAGAAATAGCccaattatttataaaatacgAGCCCTCCTGAtggattgtgtggggctgagctCAGTCAGTAGAACATGCGACTCTCAATCTCCAGGTCATGGGTTCGAGCCGCACGTTGGGCGCCAATCTGTAGGGAGCGCTGGACTCCAGGATGGTCCggatggatggagacgagagatctctgaagtcTGGTCTTAGAATATGTGGTTCATTAGAAAGGGTGAAGGGCCCTGCTTGCAGTTGCCAGGCGCAGCTTGTGGCAAGCCCTAGGGAgtaggggcagggagaggcaacGGGCAGAGGATGCCAGGAGAGGGCTCCAagaggaagttccaagagagtgCTGGTCCCTCAGGCACACCTTATCAGGGAGCTTCAAcgtgggctggaacaagacttgggccaatggggttacagatACCTGATACTTCAGGGGAggttacagatgtgggatgaaccatacattgggggGTGAGACAGAACTTTCCATTTGACTTTTGAacctatctgtaggtaaaaGAGCATTGTTTAATCCAAAGAGGGGATTGCTTTCAATCTGGCTATACTATTGTTTTCTAGTTGTTCAGTAACTAAGGTTTGGTATCTCAAATCTTGTTCTCATCTCAGtatctgtattttctaaatcttttgccaggcaatcatatttataaggctttcctatttcATCTTTCCTGAAACCAGGGTCTTCATGGCCCAAGCACCAAATCTCACCTGGAGGGGAACTAGCCAGCAGGATCTTATAGAAATATCAcaattatttagaaaatacGAGCCCTCCTGATGGATTCTGCAGGGCTGTTATGGGTCTCACATCCTTACAGAGGAGAATTGTGAGATCCTCATAGTGTTGGCTG is part of the Taeniopygia guttata chromosome 8, bTaeGut7.mat, whole genome shotgun sequence genome and harbors:
- the CYP2J19A gene encoding cytochrome P450 2J2 is translated as MELQFWPDLVSVLKKMNSWMVLVVLVILFLIIDLVRKRRPRNFPPGPQLFPLVGTVVDFKQPLHLALQKLTGQYGNIFSVQFGSLTFVVVSGYQMVREALVHQAETFADRPNIPLLQEIFRGFGLISSNGHIWRQQRKFASATLKSLAVNFEEKVQEESRYLVETIEEEKGQPFDPHYKINSAVSNIICSITFGNRFDYHDNRFQELLHSLAETLLLIGSFWGQLYNAFPLIMRWLPGPFRKIFRHWEKLQYFVKEVIAKHKEDLDQSEAGDYIDCYLKEIEKFKGDTSSYFHEENLLCCTLDLFLTGTETTATAIRWALLYMAAYPHIQEKVQQEIDAVVGQCRQPSMADKEKMPYTSAVLSEVLRVGNVVPLGVPRMATSDTTLAGFHLPKGTTLMTSLTSVMFDKNVWETPNTFNPEHFLENGLYRRREAFLPFSAGKRACPGEQLARTELFIFFVALLQKFTFQAPAALSFAFTLSLTRCPKPFQLCAVPRH